Proteins encoded within one genomic window of Cucumis sativus cultivar 9930 chromosome 3, Cucumber_9930_V3, whole genome shotgun sequence:
- the LOC101219788 gene encoding ethanolamine-phosphate cytidylyltransferase, translating to MKGARTGTTGSVDLDAGPSENTQRWARFVATCLIGGLVIGISVLGLHFGAPHQPSLRIWRRKKKPVRVYMDGCFDMMHYGHCNALRQARALGDQLVVGVVSDSEIIANKGPPVTPLNERMIMVNAVKWVDEVIPNAPYAITEEFMRKLFDEYKIDYIIHGDDPCVLPDGTDAYALAKKAGRYKQIKRTEGVSSTDIVGRMLLCVRERSISDNQNHSSLQRQFSHGHSQKLDDGGSGTGTRVSHFLPTSRRIVQFSNGKGPGPDARIIYIDGAFDLFHAGHVEILKHARSMGDFLLVGIHTDLTVSANRGAHRPIMNLHERSLSVLACRYVDEVIIGAPWEVSKDMITTFNISLVVHGTVAEINDFQKRDCNPYAVPISMGIFKILDSPLDITTTTIIRRIVSNHEAYQKRNEKKANSERRYYEDKAYILGD from the exons ATGAAGGGTGCTAGAACAGGAACAACAGGAAGCGTGGATCTGGATGCAGGCCCCTCAGAAAATACACAACGTTGGGCGAGGTTTGTAGCCACATGCTTGATTGGAGGGCTAGTGATCGGGATATCGGTACTGGGCTTACATTTCGGGGCTCCTCATCAGCCGTCGCTGAGGAtatggagaagaaagaagaagcccGTTCGCGTATACATGGATGGATGTTTCGACATGATGCACTACGGCCATTGCAACGCCCTCCGTCAGGCTAGAGCCCTTGGGGACCAATTGGTCGTTGGCGTCGTTAGCGATTCTGAAATAATTGCCAACAAAGGCCCTCCTGTTACTCCTCTTAACGAAAG GATGATTATGGTCAACGCTGTTAAATGGGTTGATGAGGTTATTCCAAACGCGCCGTATGCCATAACTGAAGAATTTATGAGAAAGCTATTTGATGAATACAAGATTGATTATATCATTCATGGTGATGACCCTTGTGTTCTACCTGACGGAACTGATGCTTATGCACTAGCTAAGAAGGCAGGTCGTTACAAGCAGATCAAGCGTACAGAAGGTGTTTCAAGCACGGATATTGTAG GTCGCATGCTTCTCTGTGTAAGAGAGagatctattagtgataatcAAAATCATTCATCATTACAACGACAATTCAGTCACGGTCACAGCCAAAAACTTGACGACGGTGGTTCTGGAACTGGAACTCGTGTCTCTCACTTCTTACCAACTTCTCGTAGAATTGTTCAATTTTCCAATGGGAAG GGTCCAGGGCCAGATGCTCGCATCATTTATATTGATGGTGCATTTGATCTTTTTCATGCTGGACACGTGGAG ATTTTGAAGCATGCCCGCAGTATGGGAGACTTTCTTCTGGTCGGAATACATACTGATCTAACTGTCAG TGCCAACAGAGGAGCTCATCGCCCAATAATGAATCTGCATGAGAGAAGTTTGAGTGTCTTGGCATGTCGTTATGTGGATGAGGTGATAATCGGTGCACCTTGGGAAGTGTCTAAAGACAtg ATTACAACTTTTAACATTTCATTGGTAGTCCATGGAACTGTAGCCGAGATTAATGATTTTCAGAAG AGGGACTGCAATCCATATGCTGTCCCTATTAGTATGGggatcttcaaaattttagacaGCCCGCTAGATATCACAACCACCACTATTATTAGGAGGATCGTATCCAATCATGAGGCATACCAG
- the LOC101220026 gene encoding probable leucine-rich repeat receptor-like protein kinase At5g49770 isoform X1 yields MSPVETLLLFAFFYAGIDTAGSFTDPRDSAALESLRNEWQNTPPSWGASIDPCGTPWEGVACINSRVTALRLSTMGLKGKLGGDIGGLTELKSLDLSFNKDLTGSISPALGDLQNLSILILAGCGFSGSIPEQLGNLSNLSFLALNSNNFTGTIPPSLGKLSNLYWLDLADNQLTGSLPVSTSETPGLDLLLKAKHFHFNKNQLSGSISPKLFRSEMVLIHILFDGNKFSGNIPPTLGLVKTLEVLRLDRNSLAGTVPSNLNNLTNINELNLANNKLTGPLPNLTQMSSLNYVDLSNNSFDSSEAPEWFSNLQSLTTLIIEFGSMRGSVPQGVFSLPQIQQVKLKKNAFSDTFDMGDKVSEQLQLVDLQNNNISHFTLGSRYTKTLMLIGNPVCSTDVTLSNTNYCQVQDQPVKPYSTSLASCLSKSCSPDEKLSPQSCECTYPFEGTLYFRAPSFRDLSNVTLFHSLEFSLWKKLDLTPGSVSIQNPFFNVDDYLQMQLALFPSDGKYFNRSEIQRIGFYLSNQTYKPPHEFGPFYFIASPYGFADTTKGTSISPGVIIGVAIGCAFLVLGLIGVGIYAIWQKKRAEKAIGLSRPFASWAPSGNDSGGAPQLKGARWFSYDELKKCTNNFSMSNEVGSGGYGKVYRGMLVDGQAVAIKRAQQGSMQGGLEFKTEIELLSRVHHKNLLGLVGFCFEQGEQMLVYEFMPNGTLRDSLSGKSGINLDWKRRLRIALGSARGLAYLHELANPPIIHRDVKSTNILLDEHLNAKVADFGLSKLVSDNEKGHVSTQVKGTLGYLDPEYYMTQQLTEKSDVYSFGVVMLELLTGKLPIEKGKYVVREVRMLMNKSEEEYYGLKQIMDVTILNNTTTIIGLGRFLELAMRCVEESAGDRPTMSEMVKAIESILQNDGINTNTTSASSSATDFGASRNAPRHPYNDPIPKKDAHDSNSFDYSGGYTLSTKVEPK; encoded by the exons ATGTCTCCTGTGGAAACGCTGCTACTTTTCGCATTCTTCTACGCTGGAATAGACACAGCCGGTTCTTTTACTGATCCCCGCGATT CTGCTGCGCTGGAATCCTTGAGAAATGAATGGCAAAATACACCACCAAGCTGGGGAGCATCGATTGATCCTTGTGGAACTCCTTGGGAAGGAGTGGCTTGCATTAATTCAAGAGTCACTGCACT GAGATTATCAACTATGGGCCTAAAAGGTAAACTTGGTGGTGACATTGGAGGCCTGACCGAACTAAAATCATT GGACCTTTCGTTCAATAAAGACCTCACTGGTTCAATCTCTCCAGCATTAGGGGATCTACAGAATTTGAGTATCTT GATCCTAGCTGGTTGTGGCTTCAGTGGCAGTATTCCCGAACAACTGGGCAATCTTTCTAATCTATCCTTCTT GGCTTTAAACTCTAACAACTTTACTGGTACCATACCGCCATCTCTGGGAAAACTCTCCAATCTCTATTGGCTGGACCTGGCTGATAATCAATTGACAGGTAGTCTTCCAGTCTCGACTTCTGAAACTCCTGGTTTGGACCTCCTTCTAAAGGCTAAACACTT TCATTTCAACAAAAACCAGTTGTCAGGTTCCATTTCACCTAAACTTTTTAGGTCTGAAATGGTATTAATACACAT ATTGTTTGATGGAAATAAATTTTCTGGGAATATCCCACCAACATTGGGACTTGTTAAGACCCTTGAGGTTCT TCGACTTGATCGGAATTCCCTGGCAGGAACTGTCCCATCAAATCTGAACAacctaacaaatatcaatGAATT GAATTTAGCCAACAATAAGTTGACGGGTCCACTGCCAAACTTAACTCAAATGAGCTCACTAAATTATGT GGACCTTAGTAACAATTCATTTGATTCATCAGAAGCTCCCGAATGGTTCTCAAATCTACAATCTCTCACGACTCT GATCATTGAATTTGGTTCAATGCGAGGATCTGTTCCACAAGGAGTATTTAGTTTACCACAAATACAACAAGT GAAACTGAAGAAGAATGCATTCAGTGACACATTTGATATGGGTGACAAAGTCAGTGAACAGTTGCAGCTCGTTGATTTGCAAAATAACAACATTTCCCATTTTACTCTTGGTTCAAGATATACCAAAACTTTGAT GCTTATAGGGAATCCTGTGTGTAGCACTGATGTTACCCTCTCAAATACGAACTACTGCCAAGTTCAAGATCAACCGGTGAAACCCTATTCTACCAGCCTTGCCAGCTGTTTAAGTAAGTCATGTTCTCCGGATGAGAAGTTAAGTCCTCAAAGTTGTGAATGTACCTATCCATTTGAAGGGACTTTGTACTTTAGAGCACCCTCATTTAGGGATTTGTCCAATGTGACTTTGTTTCATTCATTGGAATTTAGCCTTTGGAAAAAACTGGACCTTACGCCTGGTTCAGTTTCTATTCAAAACCCGTTCTTCAATGTTGACGATTATCTTCAGATGCAACTTGCACTTTTTCCGTCCGATGGTAAGTATTTTAACAGGTCAGAGATTCAGAGGATTGGATTTTACTTGAGCAATCAAACCTACAAACCTCCCCATGAATTTGGGCCATTTTATTTCATTGCTTCTCCCTACGGTTTTGCAG ACACAACTAAGGGAACTTCAATCAGCCCCGGAGTGATAATTGGGGTAGCTATTGGTTGTGCCTTCCTCGTTCTAGGCCTCATTGGAGTTGGAATATATGCAATTTGGCAAAAGAAACGTGCAGAAAAGGCCATTGGGTTGAGTCGGCCATTTG CTTCTTGGGCACCAAGTGGCAATGATAGTGGAGGTGCACCACAGTTGAAGGGAGCCCGATGGTTTTCTTATGATGAACTTAAAAAATGCACAAATAATTTCTCCATGAGCAATGAGGTAGGATCGGGAGGATATGGCAAG GTGTATAGAGGGATGCTTGTGGATGGACAAGCAGTTGCGATCAAAAGAGCTCAGCAAGGATCAATGCAGGGTGGCCTTGAGTTTAAAACGGAAATCGAACTGCTTTCACGAGTTCATCACAAAAACCTCCTTGGCCTGGTGGGATTTTGTTTTGAACAAGGAGAACAGATGCTCGTTTATGAATTTATGCCTAATGGAACACTGAGAGATAGCCTGTCTG GAAAATCTGGTATCAATCTTGATTGGAAGAGAAGACTTCGTATTGCTCTTGGATCTGCGAGAGGATTGGCTTACTTACATGAACTTGCCAATCCTCCCATAATCCATAGGGACGTTAAGTCCACCAATATTCTATTAGATGAACATTTAAATGCAAAAGTTGCAGATTTTGGCTTGTCCAAGCTTGTCTCTGACAATGAAAAGGGACACGTTTCTACTCAAGTTAAAGGAACATTG GGTTATTTGGATCCTGAGTATTACATGACTCAACAGTTAACAGAGAAAAGTGATGTATATAGCTTTGGAGTCGTTATGTTGGAACTATTAACAGGTAAGTTGCCTATCGAGAAAGGAAAGTATGTAGTTCGTGAGGTGCGCATGTTGATGAATAAAAGTGAGGAAGAATATTATGGTCTCAAGCAGATAATGGATGTAACCATTTTAAACAATACAACGACCATTATTGGGCTTGGAAGGTTCTTGGAGTTGGCCATGCGATGCGTGGAGGAGTCAGCTGGAGATCGTCCCACAATGAGTGAAATGGTCAAGGCAATTGAGAGTATTTTGCAGAATGATGGTATTAATACGAACACAACATCTGCATCCTCGTCTGCAACTGACTTTGGGGCTTCCAGAAACGCTCCTAGGCATCCCTACAATGATCCTATACCAAAAAAGGATGCCCATGACAGCAATTCTTTTGATTACAGTGGTGGATACACTCTTTCAACAAAAGTGGAGCCCAAATAG
- the LOC101220026 gene encoding probable leucine-rich repeat receptor-like protein kinase At5g49770 isoform X2, which yields MSPVETLLLFAFFYAGIDTAGSFTDPRDSAALESLRNEWQNTPPSWGASIDPCGTPWEGVACINSRVTALRLSTMGLKGKLGGDIGGLTELKSLDLSFNKDLTGSISPALGDLQNLSILILAGCGFSGSIPEQLGNLSNLSFLALNSNNFTGTIPPSLGKLSNLYWLDLADNQLTGSLPVSTSETPGLDLLLKAKHFHFNKNQLSGSISPKLFRSEMVLIHILFDGNKFSGNIPPTLGLVKTLEVLRLDRNSLAGTVPSNLNNLTNINELNLANNKLTGPLPNLTQMSSLNYVDLSNNSFDSSEAPEWFSNLQSLTTLIIEFGSMRGSVPQGVFSLPQIQQVKLKKNAFSDTFDMGDKVSEQLQLVDLQNNNISHFTLGSRYTKTLMLIGNPVCSTDVTLSNTNYCQVQDQPVKPYSTSLASCLSKSCSPDEKLSPQSCECTYPFEGTLYFRAPSFRDLSNVTLFHSLEFSLWKKLDLTPGSVSIQNPFFNVDDYLQMQLALFPSDGKYFNRSEIQRIGFYLSNQTYKPPHEFGPFYFIASPYGFADTTKGTSISPGVIIGVAIGCAFLVLGLIGVGIYAIWQKKRAEKAIGLSRPFASWAPSGNDSGGAPQLKGARWFSYDELKKCTNNFSMSNEVGSGGYGKVYRGMLVDGQAVAIKRAQQGSMQGGLEFKTEIELLSRVHHKNLLGLVGFCFEQGEQMLVYEFMPNGTLRDSLSGLFGS from the exons ATGTCTCCTGTGGAAACGCTGCTACTTTTCGCATTCTTCTACGCTGGAATAGACACAGCCGGTTCTTTTACTGATCCCCGCGATT CTGCTGCGCTGGAATCCTTGAGAAATGAATGGCAAAATACACCACCAAGCTGGGGAGCATCGATTGATCCTTGTGGAACTCCTTGGGAAGGAGTGGCTTGCATTAATTCAAGAGTCACTGCACT GAGATTATCAACTATGGGCCTAAAAGGTAAACTTGGTGGTGACATTGGAGGCCTGACCGAACTAAAATCATT GGACCTTTCGTTCAATAAAGACCTCACTGGTTCAATCTCTCCAGCATTAGGGGATCTACAGAATTTGAGTATCTT GATCCTAGCTGGTTGTGGCTTCAGTGGCAGTATTCCCGAACAACTGGGCAATCTTTCTAATCTATCCTTCTT GGCTTTAAACTCTAACAACTTTACTGGTACCATACCGCCATCTCTGGGAAAACTCTCCAATCTCTATTGGCTGGACCTGGCTGATAATCAATTGACAGGTAGTCTTCCAGTCTCGACTTCTGAAACTCCTGGTTTGGACCTCCTTCTAAAGGCTAAACACTT TCATTTCAACAAAAACCAGTTGTCAGGTTCCATTTCACCTAAACTTTTTAGGTCTGAAATGGTATTAATACACAT ATTGTTTGATGGAAATAAATTTTCTGGGAATATCCCACCAACATTGGGACTTGTTAAGACCCTTGAGGTTCT TCGACTTGATCGGAATTCCCTGGCAGGAACTGTCCCATCAAATCTGAACAacctaacaaatatcaatGAATT GAATTTAGCCAACAATAAGTTGACGGGTCCACTGCCAAACTTAACTCAAATGAGCTCACTAAATTATGT GGACCTTAGTAACAATTCATTTGATTCATCAGAAGCTCCCGAATGGTTCTCAAATCTACAATCTCTCACGACTCT GATCATTGAATTTGGTTCAATGCGAGGATCTGTTCCACAAGGAGTATTTAGTTTACCACAAATACAACAAGT GAAACTGAAGAAGAATGCATTCAGTGACACATTTGATATGGGTGACAAAGTCAGTGAACAGTTGCAGCTCGTTGATTTGCAAAATAACAACATTTCCCATTTTACTCTTGGTTCAAGATATACCAAAACTTTGAT GCTTATAGGGAATCCTGTGTGTAGCACTGATGTTACCCTCTCAAATACGAACTACTGCCAAGTTCAAGATCAACCGGTGAAACCCTATTCTACCAGCCTTGCCAGCTGTTTAAGTAAGTCATGTTCTCCGGATGAGAAGTTAAGTCCTCAAAGTTGTGAATGTACCTATCCATTTGAAGGGACTTTGTACTTTAGAGCACCCTCATTTAGGGATTTGTCCAATGTGACTTTGTTTCATTCATTGGAATTTAGCCTTTGGAAAAAACTGGACCTTACGCCTGGTTCAGTTTCTATTCAAAACCCGTTCTTCAATGTTGACGATTATCTTCAGATGCAACTTGCACTTTTTCCGTCCGATGGTAAGTATTTTAACAGGTCAGAGATTCAGAGGATTGGATTTTACTTGAGCAATCAAACCTACAAACCTCCCCATGAATTTGGGCCATTTTATTTCATTGCTTCTCCCTACGGTTTTGCAG ACACAACTAAGGGAACTTCAATCAGCCCCGGAGTGATAATTGGGGTAGCTATTGGTTGTGCCTTCCTCGTTCTAGGCCTCATTGGAGTTGGAATATATGCAATTTGGCAAAAGAAACGTGCAGAAAAGGCCATTGGGTTGAGTCGGCCATTTG CTTCTTGGGCACCAAGTGGCAATGATAGTGGAGGTGCACCACAGTTGAAGGGAGCCCGATGGTTTTCTTATGATGAACTTAAAAAATGCACAAATAATTTCTCCATGAGCAATGAGGTAGGATCGGGAGGATATGGCAAG GTGTATAGAGGGATGCTTGTGGATGGACAAGCAGTTGCGATCAAAAGAGCTCAGCAAGGATCAATGCAGGGTGGCCTTGAGTTTAAAACGGAAATCGAACTGCTTTCACGAGTTCATCACAAAAACCTCCTTGGCCTGGTGGGATTTTGTTTTGAACAAGGAGAACAGATGCTCGTTTATGAATTTATGCCTAATGGAACACTGAGAGATAGCCTGTCTG GGTTATTTGGATCCTGA